The following nucleotide sequence is from Bactrocera oleae isolate idBacOlea1 chromosome 2, idBacOlea1, whole genome shotgun sequence.
GCCCTCTGTAATACTCCCTCCGGTGGTTTGCAAAAGGAACCCTCCCGCGGCTATATATAGTAGATATCAATTAATTTATGGACacatattttgttaaaagtgttaaaataaattaattcgaattaacaaaaattattttaaccttaaaaaaattcgacaatatttaataatttataatgctGGATAAATTTTTTCTGTCTGAAAATAAGTAATCTTTTTACGAAAGTTAGCGATCTTCAGACATGCACTGACCGCTATTCACAGTgaagccattaacaccttcaccggcTCCCTATCAGTGAAAGGCGTACTTGGAGTCTTACTACCTGCCATTGCAgacgaagagctcgagttgccacgGGAATCCCGAGTGGCCCTTGCGCAAggtactgtagcaggttaagcTCCTACTTATACAGAATCGACTCCGACGtaccaaatatacatatgtcgaGCATGGAACGAGTAttcgcatgacactaaccacctctttgcatgctctACGAATACCAATTATCTAACAGCTTTCTCCGTATGCTCCAACCCCGTCGACACAGCTCGTTTCCTGCCGTTAGATAATTTCGAAGACAATCAAACTGAACCTTACCATCCAAGCGGGAGTAGATAACCattacaacaacagtaacattAACAATATTACCAGAAGACGGTTGTCCCAAATTTGGTGAGCAATCAAACTCGGAAACTTAAGATAGTGACTAACATTTTACTGATTATCCCTGCTTTAATTATCATACTTTGCTGGTAAAATAACACTGGTCTGCAATGAAATCctcctttaaaaaatttggtcaTAAATATGACGATTCAAATGTCCTGAATCGATCCCCGTTGGCCGATTTTCTCCATCACGTctagatttttttatatgaattttttttttatatttcaaaaatttgggtttttttccacttttttgtgTGTCTACGTTACAAGCCGTGTATATGTGGCGACACCCACATTAaacatatctttaaatttatttcattcatgCATTCACAGGTTAATATTAAGTTCATTTATATTAGTACAACTAAGGGTTAAGTTATCCTATATTCTACTTAACATTGTTATCCTAAGAGTTACACTACTGCTATCTCTCTTACATACAATAATTAAGCTGTCATAATAATGTATTACATATTGAGAGCATCATCACCTGATGCTGATCACCGTTACCTATACCTCTATATCAATTATTTTGGTAAGTTTTGCATGAAGTTTATGTTCCCTAGGCAAGAAGACTTTACAAGTTACTTCTCCAAAGAAGATGATGTGATATATTGTAATGATGCTGTAGGACTTCTTGAAGAACTGAGTTTTCCAGGAGATTCAAGTGAATGGAGACTTTTTATTGATGCTTCGAAAATAAGCTTAAAAGCCGTTCTACTCCATAATGGTAATAAATACCCATCTGTACCCGTTGCACATGCTACAAACATGAAGGAAAATTATGCAAACCTAGAagtattacttgaaaaaattcaatattctcAATACCTATGGAATATTTGTGCTGATTTAAAAGTCGTCGCCATACTTACTGGATTACAAGGAGGATACACAAAGTTTTGCTGTTTTCTTTGTGAATGGGACAGTCGCGCAAGATtacattacaaacaaaaatcttgGCCTCTGAGAAAAAGTTTAACTCCTGGGCTTAAAAATGTATCTCAGAAACCTTTAGTCCCAAGTGAGAAAATTTTTCTGCCACCACTTCACATAAAGTTGGGACTTATGAAAAACTTTGTGAAAGCGATGAATAAAGATGGTGcaggttttcaatatttaaaaaccaaatttccTCGAATCAGTGACGCAAAATTGAAGGAAGGGATTTTTGTAGGTCCGCAGATACGTGAGCTAATGAAAGATGAAGCTTTTGAATCGAAGTTgagcaaaacagaaaaaagagcTTGGGTGGCGTTTGTGAAAGTGTGTCATAATTTTCTTGGGAATACCAAAGTTGACAACTACCGACAAATCATTCGGGAGCTTCTTTCTGCTTATAAATCTTTAGGATGCAATATGTCACTCAAGATTCATTTTTTGGACTCACATTTGGATTTCTTTCCTGAAAATCTTGGAGCCGTATCAGATGAGCATGGTGAaaggtttcatcaagatataatGCAGATTGAAAAACGCTACAATGGGAAATGGTCAGCAGCAATGCTTGCTGATTTCTGTTGGTCACTTCCCCGAGAAACTCCAATGGAAAcaatgaaaaggaaaaaaactacaaaataacATCATCTTATCATCATAAAATCATACTTTAAGATTTTTCACTGTAAAACTTGGACcgtcatattttttaattttcttataataataattgataccttaataattctgttttttaattaaataaataatttatggaaAATCTACGTGTGGTACTTATTTGTATGTCGAATTCCGTGTTTAGAgcacaaaatataaagaattcaTGCATGAAACCCAGAaggagaaaacaaattttttttttgcagaccaGTGTAATTGGTGATGATGCCAGAACTATAGCATAGTGGTTCGgcagttccaacaaataagcTGGCGAAGAGATTGCAGAGAAATGGGCGTGTGTAAATCGCCCATGTAAgattgatatcttaaaaactgtaggactagttcgcatatactatagatacagacaaacggatagGCGGGCATGTCTAAATAGACttaactatatatatttgctagaaatgaaattaattacatATGTTAGCATCTATTTGAAAAGTCTACAATATGACAATTGATTAGGCGTCTAACATTCCAACTTTTGTCTAGTAAATTTATTACCGCTAAATTTTCACGGTTGGACAGTGTTTTAGTAATAGATTAGCTGTAAATATTCTAGTACGGCGCCCAAAATGCTCGTTTAAGAGTACACTTTCATATGATAtgagatatatataaaattaatgttcACTTAATATTGTTTCATTCTGGATGCCATTCCTTATCGAGTGCTTTCGCAACATCTAAGAAATCCCTTGCGCAGTGCTGCATGCATGCAAAAGAATGCGGAGTGGTTCCATGTTACCGGTTATTTCAGTTCTCTAAAATAGGCAAAATTCTTCTTAAAGGAATTATTAAAGGAACTTTTAACTAATTGGATGGTATGAAGAAAGGCGGTTCTGGTTTATTGGGTTTTTGGAGACATTGTTATTTAGCGCATATCCATTGACTTCGGTAGAGGTTGTGTCTGAGTAGAGCATTGTAGGAAAATGTAAGAAGTCTCGCACATTTTTGAGATAGGTATTTAACACTAAATCAATCAGTTATATCAAATCCAGACgatattttaagtttaagtaTTTGGTTGACTTCCAAAGGTTATGTTCAGGAATGTTTGCATGCGTATCTAAATTCTATAGAATTTGATTTGCTGTCTATTGGTATTTTATTTCGCGTAGTTTCGAGTTCATATCTTTAGTTACTTTGTCTAACATTCTTAACTCTTTTATTAGCCGTTTCTACAGAATATATAGTAATGGTGTTTTGACGTGATTTGCTCTTTAAAGTAAGTAAAAAGCAATTCTGCGTAATGGATGGCCTTTGTAAACTTCTCCACTACTAAGTCTATCTCATCGCTAGACATTAGCGCTATATCCAAACTAGTGATAACTATTGAGAATTCAAACcagttttttaatataacattATCCGTATTTtgtgtaataatttttcaaggtTTTTTCCCACTCGACGCGTTTCTTTTTGGGTTAATTTGGGTTAATTATGTGTGGAAACCTATTAAGGATGCTAACCGTTATAGTCCGTAATTGCAATGAATGCTTATCtagcttttgaaaaaatagtttcAGTCAGGTACACTGTTGCtgtagttatataaatatgcataccttTAATTTGAAGAGCGccgttttgtatatttattaagttaatGCTATTTACTTTCTAGCATTTGAGTGTATTTACAACAAATAATGCAGACCCACCGTGTGCTTTGTCGGATGGGTGGTTAGAAATAACAGTACTAGTACAAGTATGTCATTGAAAAAATAACTAGATTACTGAAACTTATCTATGACAAGTCTCAATGAGTGATGTTTCACAACTGTTCGTCTGTTATATTATTGAACGACTAAGTCTATTATAATATTCAAAACTTAATTGATTTTGTACCAAAAtctatacttatatacttgttttaagtgaaaatattatatgacaCAATCCCGGTCATGAATTCTATTTACACAGCAatccatatatatttaaatgtggcCACTAAACTCACAGTCCATTTGTGCCGATTTGtatgtttctatataaatataattcgcCAGCGGCTTCTTTATTGGAAATGGTGAAATGACAGTAACCTGGTGACCTCTACGCGCCAGCTCCTTGAATAACGATGAACCGACGATGTGATGCGATCTGATCCGGCTATGAAGTACGCCTAAGAAACGGTAGGCCTGCAAATTGCTGGCACACAGCAGCATAGCTATGGCCATTAAAATCACACTGagtaaatgcatttatttacttaagactcacaacaaaaacacacaattaaaaatatggaatttatgtAAACTGTTCAATCGTTAAGTTATCAAAATTACTTTCACAATTTCTTTATAACTAAGCACTACAAATCACTGTTTCGTCGATGTTTGCCCGAATTGATTTCTCGTAGGTTGCTGTGCATCATAAGCATATGAATTGACTGACCAACGTCAATACAGATGTGCCGTTATTTATTTAACTCATTGCCAACTGATATCTACAGCGAACGCTTCTATTTTGTGCTATTTTGCATTGCTCTTTCGCACTATTTTATCTCTGAAATGCATTTAAGTACAACTATTAAGTATTATTCAAAGCACTCTCTTGCTGATAACAGGTTTGCGCAACCCTTAGAAAATTAGTGTTACGCGCAATAAATTCATTACAGcccataaataattatttgtgttATGCTATGTATAAAACCCTAACAAACATTAGCAgagatataattaatatatccgATCTTACAGCTGGGAAACTACTATAGcttgtaaacaacaacaacatagcaCGAAAattcataacaacaaaaacattgcaTCGCATGACAGTGATATGTTTCAAAGTGAACTACACGGAACGATTTACGCATCGTGTCTTGTTTCGTTAAATTACAAcgtttattcaatttttaaaatccCTTAATACGTATATCGAAAGACAGTACCTTGTGGCGtcgtttttctaatttttcataaaaatcaaCTATTCGATAAAGTTGAGTTGTCTTGGTACACCAGCACGGTAAGGTCATACCATCCCAACTCCGTGAAGTGCATAAGCTGCCAAGAGCTGCTATGAAACGCACTATAACACCTGTTTGCGACAGTTGCCCACAATTGACGATCATTACAATATCTATGTTACATAATAGTACCGCCAAGAaaccaacaattttttatttagattaaacCATTGCATATAGTTATTATCTTTCAAAGCAACTACACAATTATAAACggataatttttataacataagaattatataatacaagttTTCACTATTACATTAATTGCAATAATTCTCACACTTTAGTGTGTCTTCTCCTTGATATCCTTTCGAGCAAGCGCAAATTGCAACCAACCCCATATTAAACGTATCAGCAACATGGTCAGCAGAATTGCTAAAGCCAGACCACCAAATAAGATCAGCATGCTATCTATACTATGATATTGTATGAAACTCAAATCCTGTCCGGCGCAATGTAAGTGCTTGGCTCCCTTATGTCTCACCACATATTCTACCCAATAGGCAGCCAAGTCCAACGGATTTATTGGTTGATCGCGATAAATCGCTGAAATAGCCGCCAAACGCTTCGCATAACTGTCATCATTCAACATACGTTCAATAGCGACTTTGAATTTCTCTTTCGTGAAATTAGTGTAATCCACACTTATGCCATAACCGCCAGCTTCGGCACGATTCATATTGAGAAACTGATCGCCGAAGATCGGTATGCCAATAAAAGGTTTGCCATGATAAATGGACTCTGTGGTGCTGAGTAAACCGCCATGTGTAATGAAGATTTTCACATTCGGGTGTGCCAAAATATCGTCCTGTGGAAaccattcacttatatatacattatccGGCTTGCCCTCGAGTTGCGGATCTTCGAATTTCCATAGTATACGCTGTTTTAAGCCACGGAATGTTTCAAGTATTGCCTTACGTTTTTCCAAAGGCAAAAATTTGCTACGCAGGTTGGAACCCATTGAGAAATAGATGACTCCATGTTTCGATTCATTGATAAATCGTTCCAAATCGACAGGTAGTGGTGAGCGTTTTCGATTAATGTGCATGCCTCCAACTTCGATCTGATTATGGACATATGGACGTGGAAAACTGAGCGACACGTGCTGATTGAGCAGCACTAATGCAGCGTTGCGACGCACCTCGTACATATCACGCTTATTGTGCGGAAAGAATTCCTTATAAATCGCTGCTTGTTTCGGCAAATAATATAGATCGAGCAACAAACGttcgaatatattatatgcaaagtTGCCCACACGTTGCCACAGCGTCATGCGATCATTGAATGGCAACATAGCGCTTGCTACGTATGAAGGGGGGCTGGGTGAACCgaccttttttattaaacaaaaaataaaataaaatatttaatttgcattAAAGTAATTTGTTTTCTCGTTAGTTTATCTACCATATCTGTGTTCCAGGGATGTGCGCCAAATGTGCCTAAACCTATTAGTGGCACATTGTAATGTTCACTTAGACCATATAGCGCTTCAGAGagaaatatttcacaaataacTGCATCGAAGGTCTGATTACTAGCAAGTAGTGCTTTAACATTGTCTTCTTCCAGAAATGTGCGCGACATATTAAGACCCATTTCATGGAAATTCCGCACATTCTCTATAACACTCCGCTCACTAATTTGCAGAAGAAAAGCTGCGGAGCCTGCGAATAACAGatgcaaatatatacaagtataaagaaaaatatttgttttttattttaagttactaATTTTTCGACTCTTAGCTGTAATGttaagaaacatgtgtatattAATCTAAATATAGTTGTAGGTAATTTTCAGTTCAACAACacttccttaaaaaaaaaaacacttgtgaaagtaataacaaaattgCCTAGTCAAAGCACAAGTGATTATAATGTTACCTCGTAAAATTGTATAAGAgctttgttaatatatttttaattatcagtCAACTCTTATATGCATGACagttatatgttttatatgcCGCTCTCTATATTGAAGTTTTTAATATCATAACTGCGATCATACTAaacatcatatatacatacatataactatgaatataatataatacgaaATATAAGTTTAActgctataatatatatacgtatttgtCAAAGCGTTGAACGTGGAAGGgtattgttttaattacatttatagAATTGCCAAAGTTTAGTATGGAAAAGTTGAAAGATCATTTATTGGAAAGTGAATCGACGAAAAGTTTTGATAGTCGAAACTTTCTTAGGTAACCATAGCTGTTTTTTATGCTTCATGTTTTCCGAGTTTTGTTATGTAAAATgaaaatgcatatttaaaaataagcgAGAGCTAATCTTgcactttaaatgcgtttttctaagaccagactttttcaataaGATAACCAcgatttatttaaacttttcagaaaatattttttatagacctctctcgagtatgaactagccgagtttccaaatttcaatttttattatttttaaaaaatacgagaaaattaaaaaaaatgttaaaatcgtTTTTCAAACATACGCAATTTTGtcaaacgaaaatttttacTTACTTACAATAGCGATATGATTGCAGATTGATAatctttttttctcattttagaTGACTAGGCGTGTTGAAAACATGGGTATGCTTATGTGTcaattttttgagacccccGACTACATCATCTGccagttttttaaatgtttaacttttatatagtaaaaatattgattgcgtTGTTTTTGCGACACTTTagaaattacctaaaattcatgtctctagactagaaaACCCccttaatacaaaataattgcaaagTGCACTTGTACCTTGTGCATGTCTATGCATATACACACTGAAAGTTTTTCAATTAACAAggttacttacatacatagctAAGTTGCTATTTGAACACTTGTTTGCTTATAATCGCGTACATAAGTCTACGTATATGCTTATTCATGCATGCGCTGCGGTTATCGCACTGAATTGCACTTGAGCTTTtacgaaaaacaaagaaaaaatatttgcattgccGGCAATATTACATGCATATCTTTTAATTGATTGCATAATGAGTAACGACAAATAATACTTAAGCTCTTAAGTTTATAGCACTCACTCTCCATGACTGCCTTTATTCTAGGTGTTTCTATGTCGACATaattctccagcggcttctttaGTGGAAATGGTGAAATGACAGTAACCTGGTGACCTCTACGCGCCAGCTCCTTGAACAGCGATGAGCCGACGATGTGATGCGATCTGGCGCCGGTATGCAGAATGCCCAAGAAGCGGTAGGCCTGCACATTGGCGGTACACAGCAGAGCTGTGACCATTAATATGACACTTagtaaatgcatttatttatttcacaatCACAACAAAATGCACACAATAAATGAAGTCTAACGTTGGTAAACAATTGAATTgttaagtaattaaaaaaaaggttctctttttttcgcaattttacACAATTAAAAACTACAATACTACAATTGCGTCGATCTCTCTAAAATTTCCTATATTTAATCGAATGTTACGCATTTTAAGAGTAGTGACTGACTGTCCACCGTCAAAACCAATATTCCGTTATAtatctgcatatatatatatggttagATTTGTGTTGCATTCACAgctgtttgtatatttgtaagcACTTCTGCAAGTTCTTGTTCTATAGTTGagtatatctacatacaaacCTACATATTTACGTATTGTATGTGGCTATACTCTTCCTGCTCGTGCACAATGTTTACTGTAATCTCAG
It contains:
- the LOC106620513 gene encoding UDP-glycosyltransferase UGT5, which encodes MHLLSVILMVTALLCTANVQAYRFLGILHTGARSHHIVGSSLFKELARRGHQVTVISPFPLKKPLENYVDIETPRIKAVMESSAAFLLQISERSVIENVRNFHEMGLNMSRTFLEEDNVKALLASNQTFDAVICEIFLSEALYGLSEHYNVPLIGLGTFGAHPWNTDMVGSPSPPSYVASAMLPFNDRMTLWQRVGNFAYNIFERLLLDLYYLPKQAAIYKEFFPHNKRDMYEVRRNAALVLLNQHVSLSFPRPYVHNQIEVGGMHINRKRSPLPVDLERFINESKHGVIYFSMGSNLRSKFLPLEKRKAILETFRGLKQRILWKFEDPQLEGKPDNVYISEWFPQDDILAHPNVKIFITHGGLLSTTESIYHGKPFIGIPIFGDQFLNMNRAEAGGYGISVDYTNFTKEKFKVAIERMLNDDSYAKRLAAISAIYRDQPINPLDLAAYWVEYVVRHKGAKHLHCAGQDLSFIQYHSIDSMLILFGGLALAILLTMLLIRLIWGWLQFALARKDIKEKTH